Genomic window (Amaranthus tricolor cultivar Red isolate AtriRed21 chromosome 7, ASM2621246v1, whole genome shotgun sequence):
cgcgaaagagccaaaaaagctcaaaaacccataaaatcgcaacttaacacgttatttcttacatatgactatgattttcaattctaaccacttcaacacaataatataccaattagtgttctgtgccaagtttcgtgtaaaacaaaccaagtttaagctacttaatgcgagaaagtgccaaaaaagcttaaaaacccataaaatctcaacaaaacacgcaatttctattattggactattattttctattcttaccacttcaacacaataatatatagcaaatagtgttgtgcgctaagtttcgtgcaaaacaaaccaagtttgagctactttatacgcgaaagtgctaagcaagctaaaaaacaaataaaatcgaaacttggcacataatttcaagcatatgaatatgattttcaattctaaccacttcaacacaataatatataacaaatagagttgtgcgccaagtttcgtgcaaaataaaccaagtttgagctactttgtgcgtgaaagtgctaagcaagcttaaaaaccaataaaatcgcaacttagcaagtaatttcaagcatatgaatatgattttcaattctaaccacttctacacaataacgtacaccaaatagtgttttgtgccaagtttcgtgcaaaacaaaccaagtttgtactactttatgcgcgaaagtgccaaaaaagcttaaaaaccaaaaaaatcgtaacttaaaaagtaatttctagtatagccctattattttccattctaaccccttcaagacaataatatataccaaatagtattgtgtgtcatgtttcgtgcaaaacaaactaagtttgtgtgctactttatgcgcgaaagtgccaaaatagcttaaaaacccataaaatcgcaacttaacacgtaatttcaagaatataactatgattttaaattctaagcacttcaaaaaaataatatataccaaatagtgttgtatgccaagtttcatgcaaaacaaaacaagtttaagctactttatgcgtgaaagagccaaaaaagctttaaaacccataaaatcgcaacttaacacgttatttcatgcatatgactatgattttcaattataaccacttcaacacaataatataccaattagtgttttgtgccatgtttcgcgcaaaacaaaccaagtttaagctacttaatgcgcggaagtgccaaaatagcttcaaaacccataaaatcgcaacttagcacgtaatttaatgaatataactatgattttaaattttaagcacttcaacacaataatatttaccacatactgtggtgtgccaagtttcatgcaaaacaaaccaagtttaaactactttgtgcgcgaaagaaccaaaaaagctcaaaaacccataaaatcgcaacttaacacgttatttcttgcatatgactatgattttcaattctaaccacttcaacacaataatataccaattagtgttgtgtgccaagtttcatgcaaaacaaaccaagtttaagctacttaatgcgcgaaagtgccaaaaaagcttaaaacccataaaatctcaacaaaacacgcaatttctatcattggactattattttctattcttaccacttcaacacaataatatatagcaaatagtgttgtgcgctaagtttcgtgcaaaacaaaccaagtttgagctactttatacgcgaaagtgctaagcgagcttaaaaaccaataaaatcgcaacttagcaataTAAGTTAGCCATAAACTTTGCGTTTGTGGATGAAATCCCCCAAGAAGGGTTAGAATGGCAGTTCCCGATCCTTGGGAGgtaccaaataaataatttcttgAATCGGGGTTTTGAGCATAAACATTCCACTAATCGGTAAAAAGTGGACCTAATCCTTGCGGATGTGGTAATACGTCTAAGAAATTATTCCATCGGACGGACTCTCCCTTGGCTCCAGGAATAGCAACATGAACTAAATGCCCTGTCCAAGCCAAGGAACTTACTATGAAGAGTCTTGACAAGTGATGGTTGAGACGGGATTCGGCATTTTTGAACCACGAAAAGTGTGGTTTCCATTTCGGTTGTAGGTGTAACCAACCCCCTAGTAAAGATATAACAGAaagaaataatagaaaaagaGATCCAGTATAAAGATCTTCTATAGTGCGTAAACCGATTGTATGCCACCACAGATAAACACTGGAATAAGCGATATTCACTGGACGAAGAGCACCCCCCTGAGTAAAAGCTTCCACAACCGGTTGACCATAATGAGGATCCCAAATTGCATGAGCAATGGGTCTTATGTGTAAAGGGTCTTGTACCCATGACTCAAAATTTCCTTGCCACGCTACATGAAACAGATTTCCGGAAGTCCATAGAAAAATGATTGCTAATTGTCCAAAGTGAGAAGCAAAATTATTCTCATAAAGACGTTCTTCAGTAATATCATCATGACTTTCGATGTCATGTGCGGTAGCAATACCAAACCAAATACGACAAGTAGTGGGGTCCTGAGCTAAGCCTTCGCTAAAACCTTGAAATCTTAATGCAATAATGCCTTTCAAATCCTCCTAGCGATTATCCTACCGCAATAATTCTTGCTAAGAAGAATACCCATGTTGTGGCAATTCCACCCTGAAGGTAATGGGTTACTCCTACAGCGCGTCCTTGTACAATGCTCAAGGCTCTAGGCTGAGTAGTAGGAgcaacttttaatttattatgagCCCAAACGATGGATTTAGTAAGTTCTTGCCAATAACCACGACCgctaaataaaaacattaaactaaacGCCCATACAAAATGAGCACCTAGGAAAAAGAGACCATATGTAGATAATGAAGAACCATAAGATTGAATTACCTGAGATGCCTGTGCCCATAAGAAATCCCGGAGCCACCCATTAATAGTAATAGAACTTTGCGCAAAGTTTCCTCCAGTGATATGAGTTACCACCGCTTGATCACTTATACTACCCCCAACATCTGACTGCATTTTCCAGCTGAAATGGAATATTACTAAGATTTTCTTTATCTGGTATTAAACGAGAGCTACGAGCAAATAAAACGCCTTTTAGAAGAATTAGTACCGTCACATGAATTGTAAAAGCATGAATGTGGTGGACCAAAAAATTTGCAGTTCTTAACGGAATGGGTAACAAAGTACTTTGCCACCTACCGCTACTAAATCGCTACCCCCCAAGTCAAACTGGTACTTGTTGTTGCACCCGGAGCCGTTGTACTAGGCACTAAAGCATGGATGTTTTGTATCCATTGAGCGAAGACGGGTTGTAATTGTATAGCATTATCTGAAAACATATCTTGAGGACGCCCTAAAGGGCTCATGGTATCATTATGAATATACAAACCAAAACTGTGAAATCCTAGAAATATACATGCCTAGTTGAAATGTGATATGATTGCATCGCGATGTCTAAGAACACGATCTAATAGGTCGTTGTATCGAGTAGTTGGATCATAGTCTCTTACCATAAAAATGGCCGCATGCGCAGAAACACCAACTATAAGAAATCCACCAATCCACATGTGATGTGTAAACAATGAAAGTTGGGTACCATAGTCAGTAGCTAGATATGGATAAGGGGGCATTGAATACATATGGTGAGCTACAACAATAGTTAAAGAGCCTAACATAGCTAGGTTAAGAGATAATTGAGCATGCCATGACGTTGTTAAAATCTCATATATGCCTTTATGCCCCTAGCTTGTAAATGGACCTTTATGAGCCTCTAAAATATCTTTTAGACCATGACCAATACCCCAGTTCGTTCTATACATGTGACCCGCTATCAGGCAAAGAATTGCAATAGCTAAATNNNNNNNNNNNNNNNNNNNNNNNNNNNNNNNNNNNNNNNNNNNNNNNNNNNNNNNNNNNNNNNNNNNNNNNNNNNNNNNNNNNNNNNNNNNNNNNNNNNNGAGCAAAACAACATCAGAAGCTGCAGGAAACAGAGCATTCGGCAATCAGAGGAATGAGACTAAAGCATCAGTAGGCCTGCATGCAATTGGAGATCATTATGATGGTTTACACCAGGAGTTTGAAGTTGAAGGTAAAGTAATTTCTGGAAAATTTCCTGTTGGTAATTTTacagcaaatgttttgtttgattgtggagcggataggTCTTTTATTTCCAGTACTTTTCTCCGCATATCTTCTATTTCtttaaaacctcaaaaatcccaATTGTGTATCAACTTACCTGATGGTACACCTTACCTGTATGAtcgtatcttttatgattttccattggagatttgtgggaatcttttaccagctgacttaattcaattcgatttgggaacatttgatatcattttgggtatggattggttggagaaatattcagcggagattttgtgtaaggaaaaggttgttagaataaaaactcCCGAGGGAACAAAGTGTATTCGGAAGAACTCAAGATCTCAGCTAGAGACAATTTCTGTAATTCAAGCATCACAAATGATAAGACAAGGAGatgaagggttcttatgttatgttactactgaagaagtaaaacctaaacctagtttgcaagaaaccccgatcgtgcaagaatattctgatgtgtttcctgaagaattacccggtatacctccaagaagagaagtagacttccatattgaccttattcctgatatcacccctatttctaaaactccttaccgttttgctccagctgaattggctgagctgaaaaagcagctagatgaattgctggaaaaaggtttcattcgacctagcgtttcaccatggggagctccggtcctctttgtcagaaagaaagatgggagtatgaggctatgcattgattatcgggagatcaataagattaccatcaagaatcgttatcctttgccaaggatagacgacctttttgatcagttaggggagcaagggtcttttcgaagatagatttgaggtctggttatcatcaattgaggattgctgaagaagatattcctaagactgcattcagaaccagatatgggcactatgagtttctagtaatgtcatttggtctaacgaatgctccagcagcatttatggacctcatgcaaagatatttcaacccttacctggataagtttgtggttgtgtttattgatgatatattggtgtattcgaagaatgaagagcaacatgagcagcacttaaggatagttttagagaagttgagaaaggagaaactttatggcaagtttagtaaatgtgaattttggttagagaacatatctttcttagggcacgttgtttcgaaagatggaatttctgttgaccctgaaaagattagagcagtgatggaatggccgaatccaaagagtgttactgaagtaagaagtttcttaggcttggcaggctattacaggaagtttgtggaaaatttttctaaaattgcccgaccgttgtttgagttgcttaaaaaGGGAGTTTGGTTTCAGTGGGGCGAGAAGCAGAGTAAATCATTAGAAGAGCTTAAAAGGAGACTTACGACGGCACCTGTGTTGATCATGCCCGACTGTGggaaagcatttgaggtatattgtgatgcatcgaaggaaggtttgggatgtgtgctaatgcaagaaggcaaagtagtagcttatgcgtCAAGGCAATTAAGGCCACACGAGTTGAATTATCCAGTACACGACATTGAACTAGCAGCTGTAATTTTTGCTCtgaagttatggagacattatctctatggagtaccatgcaagatcttcactgatcataaaaatttgaaatatgtcttcactcagaaggagctgaatatgcgacaaaggcggtggctggaaatcattaaagactttgaagttgacataaattatcatcccggaaaagcaaacaaagtggcagatgcattgagcagaaggccgaggatatctgtaaatgctataatgacggtaccttgggaattataccgagaaatccagaagttagatctagaaattgttcatcactatcaagttgttgaatatttgggagcaatgactatacaaccgactttgttcgaaagaattatagaagcacaacaagaagatcccgaaataatcgagttaatcattcgagttcaaagaaaagagacagaagcgttcgaagtgggtgagaaaggtgaactaagaatgaacgggAGATTGTGTATACCAGACAACACAGAGTTGAAAAAATAGATTTTGAAGgaaggacaccaaggaatgtttcacttacaccctggtagagataaaatgattgaagaattaaggaaattattttggtggaaaggtatgagGAAAGATGTAGCTGATTTTGTATCTCGATGCTTGATATGccagaaggtgaaatttgaaaggcagaagagttctggactacttcaaccactagaaattGCTGAGTGGAAATGGGATTCcgtatccatggattttgtagttggattaccaagaacgcaacgaggaaatgacacaatttgggtaatagttggcagattgaccaaagttgcaagGTTCCTGCCAATAAAGggaacatggtcagtaaaaCAATTGGCTGATGCTTATGTTCGAGAAATTGTAAGATTACATGGAGTACCGAGAACAATTGTGTCTGACAGAGACCCGAAATTTTTGTCtcgattttgggaaaagttgcaagaagcattcggatcgaagctatgtttaagtactgcatttcatccggctactgatggccaaaccgaaagaaccatccagacattagaggatcttttgagatgttgtattcttgaatttggtggttcatgggaacagaaattgcctttgatagagttttcatacaacaacagctatcaaaccagcatcaagatggcaccaaacgaagccttatacgggagaaaatgtcgagtgccgttatgttgggatcagatggaccgaaatgtgccagaaggaccagatcttatccaagactctattgatagcttgagGGTAGTGCAAGAGAATATGAAGGCAGCACAAAGTAGACAGaagagttatgcagacaaccgtcgcagagctttgcaatttgctgaaggtgacaaagtatttctaaagatttcaccaacgaaaggagtccaacgctttgggataaaagggaaattaagccctaaatttattggaccttttgaaattttgaaaagagtaggggaggtggcatacgaactagctttacccccgggtttagctagagttcataatgtattccatgtttctcaattgagaaagtatatccacgaTAAATCCCATATGTTAGTTCACGAACCCCTCcaaattgatgaaaacctagcttatgaagaaagaccaattagaattttggatcgtcaagtgaaagaattgaggaataaaagaatacc
Coding sequences:
- the LOC130818788 gene encoding uncharacterized protein LOC130818788; translated protein: MAPNEALYGRKCRVPLCWDQMDRNVPEGPDLIQDSIDSLRVVQENMKAAQSRQKSYADNRRRALQFAEGDKVFLKISPTKGVQRFGIKGKLSPKFIGPFEILKRVGEVAYELALPPGLARVHNVFHVSQLRKYIHDKSHMLVHEPLQIDENLAYEERPIRILDRQVKELRNKRIPQVKVLWSNHHIEEATWKSETDMRERYPQLFI